The DNA segment TAGAACCTTAGGTTGTTATCCATTGACGGCGGCGATGCATTCGCAGGCGGATAATCTCGAAAAAATCATCGAAGAAATGCTGTTAACTCGCTCGAGCGAACGCCAAGGGCGGTTGATTGACTCGGATCAGAGTGCATCGATGGAGCAGAAGAAACGCCAAGGTTATTTCTAAACCAAGGCATTTCGAGCGCAGGTTAGAGACAGATTAAACCGATTTCGTGAATGTCCCGATGAAGGCTTTTAGAGCAATCGAGTACCAGTGACTTCACGAACAGTTGAGCAAGATAAGAGTGAGATAAAGATGGATAAAGCGGTCAATAAAACCAATCGTATGGCGGCAGAAATCAGCCAGCACGGGGTAAAAGAATATCTAGCCCAGCAACAACATAAAGGTTTGTTGCGCTTTTTAACCTGCGGCAGCGTAGACGATGGCAAGAGCACCCTGATTGGCCGTTTACTGCATGACAGCGCGCAGATTTACGAAGACCAACTCGCCAGCTTAAAAAATGATAGCGCTAAGATGGGCACAACGGGCGAGGCCATAGACTTGGCTTTGCTGGTGGATGGTCTGCAAGCCGAGCGCGAGCAGGGTATTACTATCGATGTCGCTTATCGTTATTTTTCAAGCGACAAGCGTAAGTTTATCATCGCCGATACCCCTGGCCATGAGCAGTACACCCGTAATATGGCGACTGGCGCCTCAACCTGTGATTTAGCGGTGATCTTAGTGGATGCGCGTTACGGCGTGCAGACTCAAACCAAGCGTCATGCCTTTATTGCCTCTTTGCTGGGTATTCGTCACTTTGTGGTCGCGGTTAATAAGATGGATTTACTCGGGTTCGATGAGCAAGTGTTTAATCGTATCCGTAATGATTTCAGTGAGTTTGTAAAAGACTTTGGCGACTTAGATATCCACTTTGTGCCCTTATCAGCGCTCAATGGCGATAACGTGGTTGAGCCGAGTCTGCATACGCCTTGGTATCAGGGCGGCACACTGCTGGAGCTACTCGAAACCATTGATACTCAACGTGAACTCAGCGCCTTGCCTGTACGCTTCCCAGTGCAATATGTGTCGCGTCCAAATCTCGATTTTCGTGGTTTTGCCGGTACTTTAGCCTCTGGTGTCATCAAGGTGGGTGACGAGGTGGTTGCGCTGCCTTCGGGTAAGCGTAGCAAGGTTGAACGCATTGTGACCTTCGATGGCGATCTCGCCGAAGCAACGGCTGGGCAAGCCGTCACTATCACCTTAGAAGATGAAATCGATATTTCCCGCGGTGACTTGCTGGCACTGCCAGAGAGTGCGCCACAGGTTGCCAATCAAATCGTGGCTGACCTAGTGTGGATGGATGAAAAACCATTACAACTCGGCCAGTTATACGACATTAAAGTTGCGGGTAAGAAGACCCAAGCCTCTGTTACGGCCATCGACTATGTGGTTGATGTGAACACGCTTGCGCGCAGCAGCGCCGACACTTTAGGGCTCAATGCCATCGCCCGCGTGACCTTAGAGCTGACCGAAGATATCGTCTTCGATGCCTATTCGCTGGTGCGTGATACTGGCGGCATGATCCTGATTGACCGTTTATCCAATGCTACTGTTGCGGCTGTGATGGTGGTATCGGGTCAGCATGTGAACAAGCAAGCGTCTTCACAATTTAGCGCCTTTGAAATCGAGTTTAATGCGCTGGTGCGTAAGCACTTCCCGCATTGGCAAGCGATTGATATTTCAAAGCTTGGAGCCTAATACGTGAGTGACTTGTGGCTATTAGCTATAGTGCTGTTTGGATTAGTGGCTGGCTTAATCGCCGGCCGCATTAATCCCGCTGTGTTGTTTTTATTTGCTTTTTTACTCTGTTACCTCCTAGGAATGGTATCACTCGACACGGCGCTCACTAGCTTTACCAACACAGGTTTAGTCACATTGGTGTTATTGGTGCTGGCGGCGACGGCGCTGGAAAAAACTTCACTGCTGGGCAAGTTAAGCCAAGTGATTGGCAATAATTCGCTTGCGGTGACTATGGCAAAATTGGGGTTTTCGACGGCGCTGCTGTCCTCTTTTACCAATAACACCGCCGTCGTTGCATCTTTGATTGGGGTGGTGCGCCGCAATCAGGCCCATGCTCCAGCTAAGTTGTTGTTGCCACTTAACTATGCGGCGATTCTGGGCGGTACGCTGACCTTAATTGGTACTTCCACTAACCTTATCGTCAACTCGTTTGTCGAGAATGCGGGCTTGCCTGCGCTGGGGTTCTTTGAGTTCACCCCAGTGGCCATGCTGATTGTGCTGTTAGGCATAGTGCTGCTGATTGTGCTGGCTAATACCTTACCCGACAGGCGAGAGGATTCGACCGAAGAGACACTGCCCTATCTGCTGGAAGCCCACGTGGCCAAAGGCTCGTCTTTAGTTGGGCGCAGCGTGGTGGATAACAAATTAAGAGCCCTGAAAAAGCTCTATTTAGTTGAGCTTGAGCGCAGCGGTATTTGTATTTGTCCGGTTCCACCACAGTTAGTGTTACAGGCGGACGATGTGCTGCGTTTCAGTGGCGCGGTGGAGTCGGTGGAGCTGTTGCATCAATTCGATGGCCTAGATTGGTTTGGCAAACATCAAGCAAAAGGGCAAAACCTAGTCGAAGCCGTGTTGGCCCCTTCATCGAGCCTAGTGGGTAGTACCTTAAAGGAGTCTCGCTTTCGCGAACAGTTTGATGCGGCTGTAATGGCGATTCGTCGCGGTCATCATCCGCTAAAAGGTGGTTTGGGCGATATCGTATTGCAACCGGGCGATGTGTTACTGCTGACGCCGGGGGATGGTTTTAGCACCAATGCTAAGCTGAGTACCGAATTTGCCGCCGTCAGCGGGCTCGATTTAAATGTGCGCTTAGACAGCCGCCGCAGCCGTTTTGTATTAAGCAGTTTTGTGCTCACGATTGTGCTTAGTCTGACTGGCGTATTACCGCTGGCCAAGGGTTTGGTGCTATTACTGCTGAGCTACTTTGCCATTGGCGCCGTGACCTTGTCGGAGCTTAAGCGTCGCTTCCCACTGGAGTTAGTGGTGATAGTCGGCAGTGCCTTAGGGTTGGCGAATCTGATGATGAGCACTGGTCTTGCCGATGGGTTAGCGCAAGGCTTGCTCGATACCATCAATGGTTATGGGGTGTTTGGCGCCTTTGTGGGCGTCTATTTAGTTACGCTGCTGCTGACAGAACTCGTTACCAATAATGCTGCGGCGGCCTTGGCCTTTCCGATTGCCTATGCGGTGGCGCTGAATTATGGCGTCGATCCAAGGCCATTTATTATGGCGGTAGTGTTTGGGGCCAGTGCCAGTTTTATTTCGCCCTACGGTTATCAAACTAACTTGATGGTGTTTAACGCGGGCAACTATCGTTTCAGTGACTTTTTGCGCTTAGGGCTACCGCTATCTGTGCTTTATTCCTTGATAGTGATTTTTATGGTGCCAGTTATCTTTCCGTTTTAATGATTTTTTGTCTTAGGTTGTTACTCAACCTAAGATTTGAGGAGTGTTTATGAGCAATATTGTGTGGCACCAACATAGTGTCGACCAAGCGGCCAGAGCCAAACTTAAGGGCCAAAATCCGGTATTACTCTGGTTTACAGGGCTGTCTGGTGCGGGCAAGTCGACTTTGGCTGGGGCGCTTGAGCGCGCACTGTTTGAGGCGGGCTTTCACACTTATTTGCTCGATGGCGATAATGTTCGCCATGGTTTATGTAAGGATCTGGGTTTTAGCGTCGCCGATAGGGATGAAAACTTACGCCGCGTTGGCGAAGTGGCAAAACTTATGGTGGATGCGGGTTTAGTCGTACTATCGGCCTTTATTTCGCCGACCCGCGAGGAGCGCGATAGCATACGTGCACGTTTTCCAGAAGGTCAATTTATCGAAGTGCATGTGTCGACGCCGCTTAGCATATGTGAGCAGCGCGATCCTAAGGGCTTGTATGTTAAGGCTCGCCGCGGTGAGATCAGCAACTTTACTGGCATTTCATCACCCTACGAGGCGCCGCTCTCGGCGGAGTTAACGATTGATACCAGTAAAGGGGATTTAGCCTCGCAAGTGCGTGCTTTAATCGATTATTTAACCGCGATTGGGGTCATCAATCCCGATAAGGCTAAAGCATTAGCCTAAGCTGATTTTATGGGACTCTGGGGCATTTGTTGGAATGGTTAAAGTAAAACAAGTGCCTTTACCCAGTTCACTCGTCACTTTGATATACCCGCCTAGTAACTGGGTCACCAGTTGATGTGCTAAATGTAATCCTAAACCTGTGCCGCCTTTACCTCTTCGAGTGGTAAAGAAGGGATCGAAGATCTGCTTTAAGGTAGCATCGTCCATGCCTCCGCCATTGTCTGTGACTGTAATGGCGACAAAGGCATCTTCGAGGCTGTAGGCCGTAATGTTGATTTGCCCATTACCGACATCTTCGAACGCATGGTTGAGCGCATTTGAGACTAAATTCTCGAGTACTTGCCCAAGGGCGCCGGGGTAACTATTGAGTTCTATCTCGGGTGAGATGTCGATATTCAGTTCATGAAATTGTTTCTTCATTCTTAGCCATGAGGTGTGCAGCATATCTTGCACTAGGCTAGTGAGTTTAAAGACACGACGTTCTTCACCTGTGCGGTCGACCGCTAACCGTTTGAAGCTTTTCACTAAGGCGGCTGCGCGTTCTAGGTTTGCTTGGACTATCTCGGCGCCTTCATAAAAGTGCTCAAAATACGTATCGACATCGGAGCGTTTAAGGCCCGTTTCGAAGGCAGATTGCAATTTGCTGCACTCATTCTTCATGCTCGATAGGGTCATTAAAGAGGCCCCCACTGGGGTATTGAGCTCATGGGCGACACCCGCCACCATCATCCCAAGAGAAGATAATTTACCGGTTTCAATCAGTTGCTGCTGAGTATCGTGCAGGTGTTGCAGTGACTGCGCCAGCGCTTTATTACTATTTGCTAGCCGTCGCTGCTGCTCGGTTAAGTCATCATGGAGCTTATCCCGCTCGCACATTGATTTTGCCGTACGCCAGCAAACGGCACTGCCCAATAACAACAGCAACAGACCAATACTCAAAGATTCGACAATGCATTGTTTGGTGATACTCGCCAATACGCTGTGGGATATATGAGTCACGAGCCGCCACTCAGGAAGGGCCGCATTACCTATGTCATGCACATTTTCGTAGTCCCAGAGTCCATCTGGGGTGGTAAAGGCTACCTCGGTATTTTTGCGGATTTCTTGCCAAGCGGAGGGATTGAATTTGCTAAAGTTTACCTCTTCCCGTCCATACATAAATCCCCATGCCATTTGTGGCTGTGGGGCTAAAAGCCAGTAGCCATCTGAGTTTAACATCGACAGCTCGACGCCCTCTTTAGCCGTATTGGCGATGGCATCCAGCATGGTTTGGGCGAGAAAATTCAGCGCAATAAACCCTTGTCTCTCCCCTGAGGCTAAAAACACGGGTGTGGTGATGCGCAGCATAGGTTTGATAGGGGTCTC comes from the Shewanella mangrovisoli genome and includes:
- the cysN gene encoding sulfate adenylyltransferase subunit CysN, which gives rise to MDKAVNKTNRMAAEISQHGVKEYLAQQQHKGLLRFLTCGSVDDGKSTLIGRLLHDSAQIYEDQLASLKNDSAKMGTTGEAIDLALLVDGLQAEREQGITIDVAYRYFSSDKRKFIIADTPGHEQYTRNMATGASTCDLAVILVDARYGVQTQTKRHAFIASLLGIRHFVVAVNKMDLLGFDEQVFNRIRNDFSEFVKDFGDLDIHFVPLSALNGDNVVEPSLHTPWYQGGTLLELLETIDTQRELSALPVRFPVQYVSRPNLDFRGFAGTLASGVIKVGDEVVALPSGKRSKVERIVTFDGDLAEATAGQAVTITLEDEIDISRGDLLALPESAPQVANQIVADLVWMDEKPLQLGQLYDIKVAGKKTQASVTAIDYVVDVNTLARSSADTLGLNAIARVTLELTEDIVFDAYSLVRDTGGMILIDRLSNATVAAVMVVSGQHVNKQASSQFSAFEIEFNALVRKHFPHWQAIDISKLGA
- a CDS encoding SLC13 family permease, which produces MSDLWLLAIVLFGLVAGLIAGRINPAVLFLFAFLLCYLLGMVSLDTALTSFTNTGLVTLVLLVLAATALEKTSLLGKLSQVIGNNSLAVTMAKLGFSTALLSSFTNNTAVVASLIGVVRRNQAHAPAKLLLPLNYAAILGGTLTLIGTSTNLIVNSFVENAGLPALGFFEFTPVAMLIVLLGIVLLIVLANTLPDRREDSTEETLPYLLEAHVAKGSSLVGRSVVDNKLRALKKLYLVELERSGICICPVPPQLVLQADDVLRFSGAVESVELLHQFDGLDWFGKHQAKGQNLVEAVLAPSSSLVGSTLKESRFREQFDAAVMAIRRGHHPLKGGLGDIVLQPGDVLLLTPGDGFSTNAKLSTEFAAVSGLDLNVRLDSRRSRFVLSSFVLTIVLSLTGVLPLAKGLVLLLLSYFAIGAVTLSELKRRFPLELVVIVGSALGLANLMMSTGLADGLAQGLLDTINGYGVFGAFVGVYLVTLLLTELVTNNAAAALAFPIAYAVALNYGVDPRPFIMAVVFGASASFISPYGYQTNLMVFNAGNYRFSDFLRLGLPLSVLYSLIVIFMVPVIFPF
- the cysC gene encoding adenylyl-sulfate kinase → MSNIVWHQHSVDQAARAKLKGQNPVLLWFTGLSGAGKSTLAGALERALFEAGFHTYLLDGDNVRHGLCKDLGFSVADRDENLRRVGEVAKLMVDAGLVVLSAFISPTREERDSIRARFPEGQFIEVHVSTPLSICEQRDPKGLYVKARRGEISNFTGISSPYEAPLSAELTIDTSKGDLASQVRALIDYLTAIGVINPDKAKALA
- a CDS encoding sensor histidine kinase, producing MIFKRAITSQQLFWRYWLKLMLPWLLLVPLLSLVLYQKRHEDAMTPLYRQADAVLADANQTIAYYLGSLKRDALFLAKYQLLLDAASGKNAELAAVENFFKAFSDASLQYDQVRWLDNDAMEKVRINLINHEAQIVPQAELQSKQGRYYIAPSLALEPDTFYFSPLDLNVENKVIETPIKPMLRITTPVFLASGERQGFIALNFLAQTMLDAIANTAKEGVELSMLNSDGYWLLAPQPQMAWGFMYGREEVNFSKFNPSAWQEIRKNTEVAFTTPDGLWDYENVHDIGNAALPEWRLVTHISHSVLASITKQCIVESLSIGLLLLLLGSAVCWRTAKSMCERDKLHDDLTEQQRRLANSNKALAQSLQHLHDTQQQLIETGKLSSLGMMVAGVAHELNTPVGASLMTLSSMKNECSKLQSAFETGLKRSDVDTYFEHFYEGAEIVQANLERAAALVKSFKRLAVDRTGEERRVFKLTSLVQDMLHTSWLRMKKQFHELNIDISPEIELNSYPGALGQVLENLVSNALNHAFEDVGNGQINITAYSLEDAFVAITVTDNGGGMDDATLKQIFDPFFTTRRGKGGTGLGLHLAHQLVTQLLGGYIKVTSELGKGTCFTLTIPTNAPESHKISLG